From Hydractinia symbiolongicarpus strain clone_291-10 chromosome 12, HSymV2.1, whole genome shotgun sequence, one genomic window encodes:
- the LOC130621340 gene encoding uncharacterized protein K02A2.6-like, translating to MVRQKYPIPTVDSLIDEIGDSNVFSKIDLRLAYTQIELDEQSSELTSFITDEGVYKFNRCISDGIIVYSKNIHKHKELLSKLFQRLKVHGFKVNGSKCLIGKSTISFFGIILSSSGIGPEKVRCLSNANAPTNVSELKSCLGLCTYMSFIQNFSEKTTPLRELVKKDVKFTWTYRHEQAFQMLKSELTSNTVLTFFDPRKPITLWVDASNYAIDSRIRKNAPTGENITNEYANFITNNSVPHSMSLNEIPTASENDDVIQEIRKALTSDNWSSLQKYEVYKEEYCEVNGIILRRDRLFIPKSSVQKSMEIAHRSCLGIVKLKSLLRCKVYWYNMDKDIENLIQSCPSCQKIRRQNKPTPVQMTELPTSTWSHIAADFYGNLPTGEKILVITDLFSKFPIVEVMKSTTFNIVSTRLDNLFSIFGYPDMIKTNNGPPWDSHEIDLFFKSRGIVHNSSIP from the exons ATGGTACGACAAAAATATCCAATTCCTACAGTTGATTCGCTTATCGACGAAATCGGAGATTCAAACGTGTTTAGTAAAATAGACTTGCGTTTAGCGTATACTCAAATCGAGTTAGATGAACAATCAAGTGAATTAACAAGTTTTATTACCGACGAAGGTGTTTACAAGTTCAATCGT TGCATCAGCGACGGCATCATAGTCTACTCGAAAAACATCCATAAACACAAAGAACTATTAAGTAAATTGTTTCAACGTTTGAAAGTTCATGGGTTTAAAGTAAATGGTAGTAAATGCTTAATTGGTAAAAGTACTATATCATTTTTTGGTATTATTTTATCATCAAGTGGTATAGGCCCAGAAAAAGTCCGGTGCTTATCAAATGCAAATGCACCAACAAACGTAAGTGAGTTAAAATCATGTTTAGGACTCTGTACTTACATGAGCTTTATTCAGAACTTTTCCGAGAAAACCACCCCTCTTCGCGAATTGGTAAAGAAAGATGTAAAATTTACATGGACATATCGCCATGAACAGGCATTTCAAATGTTAAAATCTGAGCTAACTTCTAATACCGTTTTAACCTTTTTCGATCCCCGTAAACCGATAACATTGTGGGTCGATGCTAGCAATTATGCTATTGATAGTAGAATACGTAAAAATGCTCCAACTGGTGAAAACATTACAAATGAATATGcaaattttattacaaataatTCCGTACCACACTCTATGTCGTTAAATGAAATACCCACAGCCTCAGAAAATGATGACGTAATTCAAGAAATACGTAAAGCACTTACATCCGACAATTGGTCCTCGTTACAAAAATATGAAGTTTATAAAGAAGAATATTGTGAAGTTAATGGTATTATATTACGTAGAGATCGTTTATTTATTCCGAAATCATCAGTGCAGAAAAGCATGGAAATAGCACATCGTTCATGTCTTGGTatagtaaaattaaaaagtttgctACGTTGCAAAGTTTATTGGTACAACATGGACAAAGACATCGAAAATCTCATTCAATCATGCCCATCATGTCAAAAGATAAGGAGACAGAACAAACCAACACCTGTACAAATGACCGAATTACCAACATCAACATGGTCACACATTGCAGCCGATTTTTATGGTAATTTACCGACAGGTGAGAAAATTCTAGTAATTACAGATTTATTTTCGAAGTTCCCTATTGTCGAAGTTATGAAATCAACGACGTTCAATATTGTATCTACTCGCCTTGATAATCTCTTTTCAATTTTTGGTTATCCCGATATGATAAAAACGAATAATGGACCCCCTTGGGACAGTCATGAAATTGacctattttttaaatcacgtGGTATTGTACATAACAGTTCAATTCCTTAA